TTGACGTTGAcgttgattccaaactgacgtTTGTTTCAAAAACTCAtcaaaattcatttttcatttctctttaaaatcccacagaagaagaaactgacACAAAAGTACAGATGTGTTAGTTTAAAAAATCCTGAGCtaactgtgtcactgtgctgcCTCACAACACGAGGACGTGAGTGGGAAATACCTCGgaaatgtttctgctgtggGTCAAAACCTCGAGGACTCACCTTGGTTCCTGTCCAGTCCTGCATCTCAATGAGAACCTCAGTGGGTCCCGTCTTGGTCAGCTGACTGATGCGGTCATTACCCAGCCAGTATTCACCTGTCACATGACCAAGGAGACAGGTATGTCAGTCAGGAGTAATGGTGAGTTTTGGTAAACAGGTAACAGGTAAGCTCCTTGTTTCAGGCTGTCTTACCAGGAGTCTCACAGTGACCCTTTCCAACATCGAAGGCGATGTTTCCGAATCCGCGTCGATATTCGTCCCATCGCCGGCCAAAGTCAACGCTGCCATCGAGCCTGCTCTGGATGAGCAGCCATCCTGGGAAATTAAAAGGTTTCTTAAAAACACTGAGACGAGTGAACGAGTGAAACGGTGTGGCCGCTTTCACTGAGTTCTACTCTCACCTCCGTTTTGGGTGGACTGATCACAGAAGACCTTGTATGGTGGGGAGAAGGCGTCGGGCTGGATCAGGTACATCTGGGAGTCTCGTCCTCCGCGGCGGAAGATGTCCTCACACTCCTTACCTGCATCACACCAGAGGACGCTTTGTTTAGGGTTTattgatttctgttttcaacCTGCTACTACTGCGTCCCAAAGATGGCGACGCTGGTTAGTTTGTCCATTCTCATGTCCAGTGAGGTCACACTTACCAGACACCACAGGAACGGGACATTTGGTCTTGCATGGCTCCTTGCACGCCTCCTTCTGGGTCTGGATGGCCTTCTCCAGCTTCTGAATTTTCAGCCTGATCTTGTCCAGGACGCCCTGCAGCGAGCACACATCAGTCATCATGTTAGTGGTGTAGTTTTGATGAGGCTGTGGTTAGAGATAACTGCCACAGGAAACTGACCTAATGGCTCGTGTCTGCTCTGATTTACCTGCAGGACTCTGATGTTGGAAGGGAAGACGGTGTCCACCGTCTCCTTGATGTAGGCGTGTTGTTCCTCCACTTGATCCGTGTACTGACCCACCACCCTGTTGTTGTCTGAGAGGAGGGAACGTCAGCAGAGACAGGAAACGGTGATATGAGGTATGTGAACGTCAggagtttgtgttgtgtttgtgtgtacggaTTTTGGAGTAAAAATTTAAAgaatttaagaataaaaaagtTCAGATTTTGCTGTTTAACCTCAAACAGTCTGCTCAGCAGCTTGAACACCTCAGACCTATCACTTCAGAAACCTCGGCTCAACATCTTTTACGTGCTTTTACGAAACAAAAGTCCCGACGTGAGTTTTCTCTCTGGTCTCACCGGTGATgatcctctgcctctccctcagAGAGTTGGACATGCTGTTGACGTAGTTGTAGATGGCGTTGGAGGACCTGGACAATTCGTCCACCTGAGGCTTGAGTTCATTAATCGTCTGTGAAAAAAGGGTGTGAATAAATAACTCAGGTGGATCGCAGGGTTTTCTCTATGACAGGACGACAGCAGCAGTCATTTGATGCAGATAATTAACTGAGTGGATGCGTTTCATTTACCGTCTTCACGTTCCTCTCCTGCTTCAGCAGAGCCGTCTTCAGCTCACAGCCAGTGGGACACAGAACACCCTGGTGGACAGAAACGTCTGTGGTTAGCTGTAGTCAGAGCTGAAACCTGTGGCCTCCTGGAAGGAAGGAGTCTACAGACTAAAGCTACACGTCTGAAAATGCTCAGCAGAAATTTAACAGCCGTGCAGTTTGTTGTCACGGAgctaaaacatgtaaaacctGCTGAGACTGTGTGTCCTTGTGAGACTGTGTGTCCTCCTACCATCTCCTCTGAGGCGTGTGTGCATCCTCCggcctctggctgctcctctttctcctgtgACAGTGGTCCCCTGGTCGGAGGCGGGGTGGGACGGCCTCGGTACCTGGAAGAAAACGAACACGTCAGACTCACTGCAGTTTACATCTGTCCatcttttgttcttcttctttttcttttacttctcgtgtatctgtgtgtgaacGTACCTGCCGCGGCCAGAGACAGGAGGTGGGACATTACGTCTGGGTGTGTAGGTGTCTCTCCCCGTCGTTGGACGGTGACCACGGGCATCTACTGACTGGGTGTGCAGAGAAACGAGAGGAGGTCACACATGATGAGAGAAATAACAACAcgttaaagtaaatgaaatgagatATAAACCAAAGGACTGAAGCAGAGTCCACGTACTGTTCCATTCACTGATGGTGCGTTGGTGCTTTCCTGTGTGACATACAGagaagtgaaattaaattataaataaacaacttGCTGTTTAACACAGTGAACAAAGTTCCACTGATTTTATGGATTTAGAATataaaaaaacctttttttaatttgatgaatcataatgtgatgaaatgatgaatccACCTTCTTTCACAGcgtttaaatgaaaatattgagCACACTCACCTCTTCATAATCGTCAAACTCCAGATTGTCCTGAGCCCAGACggcgtacacacacagacacagcagcagcagtgtcctCATTGTCCTCTGTCAGTACTGTCTCTCTTACCAAACTGTGGTCAGTGGCTctgctgtcctcagtgtgtctgctctCCTTTTTCTGTCCCGGGTATTTATCCTTCGTCTCGCTGTCTCAGCGGACATCCTCCCCCGCTTTTATTGATTTGCAAAAATTGGCCAATAACTGCCGGGGCAGTTTACCCAGCCTGAGTCACAGCTGCCCCCGTCCATCAGGGGTTTGTGAGGGAACAAAAGGGCAAAAGGGCCGAGGCGTTTCCTGATAAGCCGGTGTCACCCTCAGTTATCAGCGTAGCTGTTGATGTTTGATGTCCAAAGTGGGGACGTTCAGATTCTGCAGTTCAGAAATGTAACCgttgatttcagtgtttttagacCAAATGAAATAAACAGGATTTCTCAGATCAGAATCTCGGTCCCAGCAGTGTGAGGTGGCTTCATGCTGAGAAATGACCTGAACCCGTCCTCACTCAGGACTCAGTGTTTCCAAACTCCTGGTTCAGACTGTGCTGTCCTGGATTTCCTTCCTGACAGTAACATGCAGCCCCTGTGAGTGTTTTTATCAGTGACAGTTtgtgggaaacagcagcagataatTCAGTGACTTACTGAGTATTTTACATCagatttattgttattaatatttgCTCTGTGAAGACACGGTGACTGTTTTTGAGAAGTGTCACTTTTGGGAATTTAGGACGATGAAGCaactcgtgtgtgtgtgagttcagaaGGTGAGGTTATGAAATCACAGGCCTCAGCTTCTGTTGGCTGTGCACTGAAGCTGTGACTGATCACTGAGGCAGAGCTGGATCACACTGTGAGGCTTCAGCCTCTGATGGAGGAAATTCATGAATCATTTTTATGAGACACAAACTTTCAGTATATCACAGTTAAATGTTGTGCACTGCTTTATTGATATAATAATTCTTACAGGATGCTCAATGGAACAAGAGAAGCTCCAGAATAAGAGGCCGACAGTCAGCTCTGATCTTTGCTGGTGGATTAGGTTCAGTATCTGGAGTAGACTCAACTGTGCAAAGAACATCAGCCTGTAGAAGCTGCGTGTATGAGATCTACCAATCATATTTAACAGAAACAAGAGAGGAAACATCTTTGAGAATGTTGCACCATCTGTTGGTGACAGAAGTTTTAGGACCTTGATTCGGCTGCTGGTGGTCGGGTCTGAGCTCAGCACTTCTTGGCACAGACAAAGGGATAAGACTCGTTACAGGGACTGTGAAACCACTTCAGGTCATCTGCACAacgacaggcagacagagacgcTCGACTTTATCTTCAAGCAGAAAAAGGCGACTGTGGTGATTCTGAAGTTAGGTGaatggctgcctgtgtgtgtgtgtgtgtgtgtgtagtttattACATTCATAATTCATCTTCAGGCAGGAGCCTTCCTCCTCATCGTGGTGTTCGTCGTACCAGTTTTCATAGTCAAACTTGGAGCCGTCACTCCACATCCAGAAGCCGGGCTACGGACAGAGGCACAAAGATttatacagaaaagaaaagaaagtgcagTTGAAGGAATTTTGTAAAGATAATTCTCTAATATCAGTTTCTGCCTTCCATAATATCAAGCTCACACTGGACGTGGGAGGATGTTTTAGGTTTGGGCTTTAAAACCTCCAGTAACAACATCTGTAAGTTAATAAACCAAAGGGTGTCCATACGTGTATGACATCAGAGCCGCCGATCCAGGCCTCGGGGAAGTCGTAGGTGTTTCCTCTGGTCAAAGACATGACGAAGTGATTCTCCTCATAGCTGTGGACTGACGCCAGGTTGGCTCCATCAAACTGGCAGTAAATctggaggaaagagaacaagCTGAGTCACCAGTACGTTACCTGCTCTGTGAAATTAGGTTTTTGTCCATGTCCTTCCACCAGTCCTCACCTCAGCTTCAGTCCAGGTCTTCGGGGCATTGATGAAGATGAAACACCTTTTTCCATAGTGGCTCCAGCCATAGGGGCAGTAGTTTGCTTTGTCTGCAAACATATATTCTGCACAGGTTATGGTTAAATAACTGCAGTCGCCATTTTGTGtgaacatgttgtgttttagaATTTCAGCATCTTTCAGATCATTTGTAGTTAAACTGCTGATCATCTCTGGACTCCGCCAGCAGGTGGCGCCAGGCTCCTTTCAAAGTTTGCTTGAGTTTTGATAGACACGTGATCATAATGTTGCTATTGATTGATGAAAGGATTAAAGGATTGGGACTGAGGATCAATGGTGGAATAAGTGATCAGATCATTTACTTTAGTTCAAGCAGTAACACCACAGCTTAGAATACTCCAGGAGAAGTAACAGTCCTGCGTTATAACagaatttataataataaaatatcagCAGTTCAATATGTCTGAAGTAAAAATACTGATGAGGTGACAGGATGACCCTGCCAGGGTGACTGGATTATCcttattactgatgcattaaggtgtaagcagcattttgctTTTAGTTCTAATCCTCCATGTACAGATAGTCTCATGTGTCATGTATCACTCACTGCAGTCGACAGGAACGCTCCCCGGCGGCGTCTGCGTGTTCGGTATCTCCGCTCCACTGACGGGGTCGACGCACCAGCAGTACCCGGTGGACGCCGAGCACTGCTGCGGCAGGAAGTTCCCGCTGGCGTCGCACCTCGGGCAGAAGGCTCCGATCAGGTTGGAGCAGCGCTGCCTCTCGTACTCGCAGTGGCCCGTGTGCCTGAAGGCTAAGCCGGTGGAGTTGAGCGGGACGGCTCGGCTCagggtgaggagggtgaggagggtgagacacacactgagcaccttcatggtgatgatgaaggtgatgaagatgaggaggcaGTCGAGCCTGTCAACACAAAGGGAACTAAGAAGTCAAACATCTTTCTGAACACAACATGGTCCATCCATGGAAACCATCAACCTctgcatcatcaccatcatcatcatcatcatcaccatcatcaccatcaccatcatcatcagctcCAGTTTATGCAAATACTTCACTTCTACTTGAAAGAATTCAGTCATTATGCTTCTTATGACCCACAGGTTTTCAGTCAGCTCTTCACGTCCTGCAGATTCTTCCAGCAGGACAGGGAAGCGTCTTTCGTGGATGTGTAACACACTGCTGGAACACAGGCCACGCTGACTTTGACGTATACACATGTATGAACTTGTCATGGTACATGTTTTAACCAGTAAACCATCAGCACTTACAGAAGAAACCATCCAGCAGAATGTGAAGCCGTTAGAATAAACTCCACCTCGAACAGACTGAACATTTTGTTggcaaataaaatataaatttgtcAAAATATATTCCACATTTACAgagtctgtttgtctgcagttaAATCAGgtaatattaataaaaaataaggaATGTGAAGTAGAATCACCTGATTCAGGATCAGCTGGCGTGATGAGGTGTGAtgatcagcctcagctgctgctctgctttttaTCCTGCAGATCTCAGATACTTACAGCTAATACCTGAACCAAGGCTCTGAGGTCAAACGTTAAACCAACAATGACTCTTTTCATCAGTGTAACCCAGCAAACCTGCTGAGATGGATATATGATTGTGAACTGTATCAGCAGCAGGCAGCCATTCTCTCTCAGACCATTGTGATCATGATGAGTTTAGggttgcatctttttttttatttgggctTTTCACTTCATTCTTCGCGGCGTCTCATTGTTTCACCGTTTCCCAGACTGCTTGTCTTGCCTCGTTGTTGCTTGTGGCTTCTGGTTTTCAGGTTACTTGTAACTTTAGGatcaaaagaaatatttaaaacagagcCACGCATCAAAATTTGTTCTTATCTGAAGTTGCTCCTGTTTCACAACCTGCTTTTGTGCGTATCTGGGTTACAGACTATTTTTGCAAGTAAACACTAACCTCTTGAGTCTGGTTGGATtatatcaaatgaaaatatccaGCACATGCAATATAAGCTATAATATCCAGTGACTGATATGTTTGTATCTGGATGTTCAAGTATCATCCTTAAAACCCAGTGAGTAGCCTGTCCCCCACGCTGCTGTCTGTTGTCCTGCTGTAAAATCAGGTTTTAATCATATTAGTATCAGTACCAGTGAGTAAGTGAAGCCACAGGTCAGAGCAGGTTTAGGTCACTGTAACCGACACGTTACTCGTGGCTGCCCTCTGGCTGACCCGCGGCCTTTAGCTTTGTCTctcctttgtctttgtgtttgagtttcAGGGATGGTCCCAGCTGATCATTAGCTAAACCACACCCCCGAACGGATACCGTCCAATCACAGATGCACAGCTGGCAGGTGCGGCAGGTCCACGTCGCCGTTCCAAAACCGAAAGCACAAGTGTGGAAGTGTAAGAGACGGATTAAACCATGTGACTGATGTGACCTGCTAACCTTAGCATGTGTGGCTAACTAGCTCTGACCTGCTGATGAGCTGGTTTCATCCTCACTAACCAGACACCTTCAAGAAGTTCATAGACAGTATTTTTGCAAAACAGGAGAGTTTGGCATCATCTCGTGGCAAAGTCGAGAGTGACAGCACAATACAGGAAGACAgggaccaaacacacacacacacacgactttTAGGTATAACTGCCAGAAATGTTATAGTCACGGGGGACAATGGGCGACACCTGGTGAGTTCTGGTGTTTACATGAAGGAACGGAGTGATGTGGTtgggtgaaggagagagaagctCAGTTTGTTTGGTCCATTCTCTGTGTGcactgtgctgtttcctgtcctcGGTCCTGTGCTTGAGTTTTTTGTGACTTATAGACGTGCGTCCTCTGTCCACGTCCGTGCTGAAGCGTGATAAGGGCTTGAGGACGCCGTCCTCACAGaaactgtggttttgtttgtcagtTGAGCTGAGGGCTCTGCATGTTCTTTAAAGATGAGCTGAATGAGAGCGAGCCTCAGGGCAGCGTCTGCGAGCAGGACGTCGGTGGTTTGATCATCGTGCTGGGAGCTGACCACAGGAAGACGCCGCTGTTTTTAAACAGCGTCTTCAGACGTGTGAACAGACAGAACAGGTGGAACACGGTGCTTTAACGGTTCCACTCTAATAAACGGCTCACTCTCAGAATAGACACTGATGATGTGACCGAGCCAAAGGCCCCAGATGAAgactgatgatgaggatgaaccACACAACCAACCCTTCACAAAGACTCAACACAGCTTGACGGCTTtaactcttatttattttattagtatTTGAGCGTTGAAGTCCCAGCTGACAGACGTGTCCACACACAGGGACGTACAGCAGTCATAGGACAGGTTATCTGATTTCAGTGCACTGCTCACAGTGTCTGTATGAGTTTATGGAGCATGAAGAGCTTAAACACATGTTTGAAATTCACATCACTGCTCAATTAATGATTGAAAATCAGCAACGATAAAGCAAAGAGAAGCTGatgatgaaaacacagcagcagagctctgaaGACACCATGTCCTCAGTCCTTCATCCAGGTCCCAGGGGCCTGTAAACCAGGACACACAGAAACTaagacaacaacagcacaacacactgaGAGAGGTCAGGTTTCAGGTTCACAGTCCATGGAACAGCAGCATGAGGTCGAGCCACAGTGAAGTGGACCTGCGATGCCTCAGACAGCTGAGTCACTGAGCGCTTCTTTACATAGGATGGACTGTGACAGTGGGACAGAGGCTTAGAAAAACCCTGTGGCTGTAACTTGGCTGAGTGTGTGAACATACTGAACTGTAACATCATGCATCAGCTTCAGTCTTACCTGTAGACGACTTGAGAATAGACGTCATCCTCTTCTGGTAAAGGTGGTTTGGCACCTGGTCTGAacagttctggttctggtttaGGGGAAACTGTGAGTTTGAAATGTGCTATAAACTGCATATGTAGCTAACATGCTAATATGCTCATGTGCAGCCTCACCAAACTGCATTCAGCTaaaaatttacataaaagcgtttagcatgttagcatgttagcgtTAAAGTTGAGGTTCATTAGAATGAATCGGTTTCAGAGACGTAGTCTCATTAACTGAGGTGATGGATGAGtgtgaactttgacctgttGAACGTCTGTACCAGATTTCACAGGAATCCATCCAGTATTGGTTAACAcgtctttttgtgttttgaatgaaatgtaatgttacATGGATGTTTTCTATGAACATAATGACATAAATGATGTATCCAACATATCACACTGCTGATTTgcactgttgttgttgggttGTTGTACCTTTGTGCCAACAGAGAAGTATTCCTGTTACCAACAAACCAGAGGCAACAATCCACAGCACGGTGAGAAGATTCAGGGACCAACTTTGAGTCTCTTCAATAGAATCtggaaaaaagacattaaacatgttttcatcatgTATGTTGGTAAAACTgtgcaaatacacaacaaacaacaactcaCCTGGACTGTGTGTTAACACAGTTAGCCAGCTCGCTGGTGATTCTCCCACTCCAGAGATGCTGCACTTGTAGAGTCCTTCATCAGACTTTGAAACACGTGTGATGGTCATGTTGTTGCTATCCAAAGTCCCGAGAAGGGATCCATCTTTGTAGAAGTCAGTTATGTGCTGTGACTGAGTTTTCTTGTTTGTGCAGTGAAGAATCACATCAGTTCCCTCCATCACAGGACGAGGAGGAATTTCCAGGATCACAAAACCAGCTGGAAAATGTGATCAGATCATTTCAATATCATTTCTGTAGGTTTTATTTCAAACATCAGTCATGTACTGTGCCTGTTAAATGAAGGGACCACAGTGTCCATTCCTTTACTGTCCATCAGTAACACtcacactgactctgtttaacCTGAACACTGAGCCCAGGTTCAGCCTTGAATTTGTTTCCCTGCTGAATTTTACAATGAGTCAGAATCAAGACTAAAACTGGATCATTTCAAAACTCTTCATTCCTAATTTTCTAAACGCACCAGTGACAGAGATGTTGACGGCAccgctcctctctcctgcttcaGTTTCACACCAGTACTCTCCACTGTGTCTCTCGAAAGCAGGATAAATGTTCCATGATGGTGCTGATGTGTTCCAGTTCCTGGAGTTTGTTGGaattattttattgaatttcttCATCAGTCTCCATTCAGGGAATCCAACAGTCTGCTCACAGCGTACAGAGACAGACTCGAACTCAAAAAACTGAAGTCTGTCTGGATCAACATGAGGAAAAGCTGcgtctgagacagagacagagagagaaagcaattAAAGTAAGAGAGTTTAGATTCATCAttaacagaaacagcagcaacaacagatgAATTTAAAGGTCACTTGTTTCAGCAGCTTGtcttcaaacagctgcagttcCAGTTCCAGACCTCAGCTCACTTTAGACCTGCTCCCTAAACACGTCTGAACgacattaaacatgttttcatcatgTATGTTGATAAAACTgtgcaaatacacaacaaacaacaactcacctggagtgtgagtgtgtgttaacacAGTTAGCCAGCTCGCTGGTGATTCTCCCACTCCAGAGATGCTGCACTTGTAGAGTCCTTCATCAGACTTTGAAACACGTGTGATGGTCATGTTGTTGCTATCCAAAGTCCCGAGAAGGGATCCATCTTTGTAGAAGTCAGTTATGTGCTGTGACTGAGTTTTCTTGTTTGTGCAGTGAAGAATCACATCAGTTCCCTCCATCACAGGACGAGCAGGAATTTCCAGGATCACAAAACCAGCTGGAAAATGTGATCAGATCATTTCAATATCATTTCTGTAGGTTTTATTTCAAACATCAGTCATGTACTGTGCCTGTTAAATGAAGGGACCACAGTGTCCATTCCTTTACTGTCCATCAGTAACACtcacactgactctgtttaacCTGAACACTGAGCCCAGGTTCAGCCTTGAATTTGTTTCCCTGCTGAATTTTACAATGAGTCAGAATCAAGACTAAAACTGGATCATTTCAAAACTCTTCATTCCTAATTTTCTAAACGCACCAGTGACAGAGATGTTGACGGCACCGCTCCTCTGTCCTGCTTCAGTTTCACACCAGTACTCTCCACTGTGTCTCTCCAAAGCAGGATCAATGTTCCACGATGGTGCTGATGTGTTCCAGTTCCTGGAGTTTGTTGGAATTATATTATTGAATTTCTTCATCAGTCTCCATTCAGGGAATCCAACAGTCTGCTCACAGCGTACAGAGACAGACTCGTACTCAAAAAACTGAAGTCTGTCTGGATCAACATGAGGAAAAGCTGCGTCTgagtctgagacagagagagaaagcaattAAAGTAAGAGAGTTTAGATTCTCAAAGCTGCTCAAAGCTGATACTGTCCAACTTACCAGCTCTCTGAGCACAGGGACTGTGGTCGAccagcaggaccaacacagccATCACTggagaacaaatgaaaagagctgctcatctgacagaacacacacacacacacacacgtctgtgaGCTAAAAGGATAAATGGAGGACAGTGAGACAGCCTTAGTACTTACACAGCCTGATACAGAGAGCTGAAGCCTCCATGACGTCTTGCTGCAGACTGTCTGAGCATCTGACTGAAGCTCAAACATCATGTCGGTCAGaacctcctcttcctgttcctcttATTTCTGCTGTTGATTGTTAGTGACGTTACAAATGTCAGTGGGGTTTTGAATTGAGCTTCTAACTTCTGGAGAACTCAGAAATTCTTGGTTCTCTGTTTGTAAAACAAGAACTTTTTACAGATTCACATATAGATagacagatggatagatggatagatggatagatgacagatagacagatagatggatagatggatagatagatagatggatagatggatataGTTATGGACAATAGTTGTAACAGTGAACTCACAGTTGTGCTGAAgtgttcatctgtcacacagaggtGAGCTGTTATACAGTTTTATTGCAAACGGTAAGAATGATTTCCTGAAGCGTTCCTTGCCACAGCGCAGCTGAATGAgtataaaaagtaaaatcagGCGAGAGCATCAGTTTTCTGATGTGATgtttgcagcagcaggaagacacAGTTTTGTCAGTACCTTTCAAAATTGATGGAAATCAGCTTTTCAGAGCTGATTCCACACTTTTACATTAAGGCACAAAAACTATTTGATTAGCATCAACAAAGTGCAGCTGCatgaaaatgagagaagaagaagatttaTTCTAACTGAATTAGAACTGAGTGCAGCTTAAACTTGTTACTTAACTTGTTAACGTGTTGTTTGACATGAACAATGTTAGGAAATgagtttttctttcactttttaaaagctttttcaaATATGTGAATATTAACAGGCAGTAAAATGTCCAACATGAGGAgctgtgtgtgattttattaCACGTTCAAAGtacaaaatcattttatttgagGGCTTTGACCACAAAGCTCAGTGAGAGGTGAGGAAACACTTTACTGCACACGGAGAGAGATCAACTCAAcaaacacctcacacacacacacacacacacacacacacacacacacacacacacacacacacacacacacagttttttgtgACTTATAGACGTGCGTCCTCTGTCCACGTCTGTGCTGAAGCGTGATAAAGGCTTGAGGACGCCGTCCTCACAGaaactgtggttttgtttgtcagtTGAGCTGAGGGCTCTGCATGTTCTTTAAAGATGAGCTGAATGAGAGCGAGCCTCAGGGCAGCGTCTGCGAGCAGGACGTCGGTGGTTTGATCATCGTGCTGGGAGCTGACCACAGGAAGACGCCGCTGTTTT
The sequence above is drawn from the Toxotes jaculatrix isolate fToxJac2 chromosome 23, fToxJac2.pri, whole genome shotgun sequence genome and encodes:
- the fgb gene encoding fibrinogen beta chain; this encodes MRTLLLLCLCVYAVWAQDNLEFDDYEEESTNAPSVNGTSVDARGHRPTTGRDTYTPRRNVPPPVSGRGRYRGRPTPPPTRGPLSQEKEEQPEAGGCTHASEEMGVLCPTGCELKTALLKQERNVKTTINELKPQVDELSRSSNAIYNYVNSMSNSLRERQRIITDNNRVVGQYTDQVEEQHAYIKETVDTVFPSNIRVLQGVLDKIRLKIQKLEKAIQTQKEACKEPCKTKCPVPVVSGKECEDIFRRGGRDSQMYLIQPDAFSPPYKVFCDQSTQNGGWLLIQSRLDGSVDFGRRWDEYRRGFGNIAFDVGKGHCETPGEYWLGNDRISQLTKTGPTEVLIEMQDWTGTKVHAQYNQFTIQSETSNYVLAVDGYSGNAGNCLLEGSLQLFGENRTMTIHNGMMFSTYDRDNDNWNPGDPSKQCSREDGGGWWYNRCHSANPNGRYYIGGAYTRQMAKHGTDDGVVWMNWKGSWYSLKAISMKIRPYFASR
- the si:dkeyp-75b4.10 gene encoding ladderlectin, coding for MTSSYMCIRQSQRGLCSSSVLHIHERRFPVLLEESAGREELTENLRAVPLNSTGLAFRHTGHCEYERQRCSNLIGAFCPRCDASGNFLPQQCSASTGYCWCVDPVSGAEIPNTQTPPGSVPVDCNKANYCPYGWSHYGKRCFIFINAPKTWTEAEIYCQFDGANLASVHSYEENHFVMSLTRGNTYDFPEAWIGGSDVIHPGFWMWSDGSKFDYENWYDEHHDEEEGSCLKMNYEYDLKWFHSPCNESYPFVCAKKC
- the LOC121177450 gene encoding high affinity immunoglobulin gamma Fc receptor I-like produces the protein MEASALCIRLLMAVLVLLVDHSPCAQRADAAFPHVDPDRLQFFEYESVSVRCEQTVGFPEWRLMKKFNNIIPTNSRNWNTSAPSWNIDPALERHSGEYWCETEAGQRSGAVNISVTAGFVILEIPARPVMEGTDVILHCTNKKTQSQHITDFYKDGSLLGTLDSNNMTITRVSKSDEGLYKCSISGVGESPASWLTVLTHTHTPDAAFPHVDPDRLQFFEFESVSVRCEQTVGFPEWRLMKKFNKIIPTNSRNWNTSAPSWNIYPAFERHSGEYWCETEAGERSGAVNISVTAGFVILEIPPRPVMEGTDVILHCTNKKTQSQHITDFYKDGSLLGTLDSNNMTITRVSKSDEGLYKCSISGVGESPASWLTVLTHSPDSIEETQSWSLNLLTVLWIVASGLLVTGILLCWHKEPELFRPGAKPPLPEEDDVYSQVVYRPLGPG